In Synechococcus sp. Nb3U1, one DNA window encodes the following:
- a CDS encoding ion transporter — translation MTTLHSQAPAQTELAHSGILQRYWGDQDTPESRWVNLLVTVLAFCSVTFFVIETYPIPLAVRLGLERVDRVILGLFVVEYLLRFAAAPQKIRYLISLYSIIDLLAILPFFAGITDIRFIRIFRWFRILRLLRLVEGKTLFGQVISSDSRILLRIFFTLFAILFVYSGLIYQVEHPVNPSTFATFLDAFYFSVVTMTTVGFGDLTPSSELGRLLTVLMILTGIALIPWQVGDLIKQLVKSGSSVQRDCPGCGWPQHDVDAQFCKRCGTPLHLAG, via the coding sequence GTGACCACCCTACACTCCCAGGCTCCCGCCCAAACTGAGCTTGCTCATTCTGGGATCCTCCAACGCTACTGGGGAGATCAAGACACCCCCGAAAGCCGCTGGGTGAATTTGCTGGTCACCGTGCTGGCCTTCTGTTCGGTCACCTTTTTTGTAATAGAAACCTATCCGATTCCACTTGCGGTGCGCCTGGGGTTGGAACGGGTGGATCGGGTTATTCTCGGCCTATTTGTGGTGGAGTATCTACTGCGTTTTGCTGCTGCCCCTCAAAAAATTCGCTATCTGATCAGCCTATATTCAATTATTGATTTGCTGGCGATCCTACCCTTTTTTGCCGGCATTACCGATATTCGCTTTATTCGCATTTTTCGTTGGTTCCGTATTCTACGGCTGTTGCGCCTGGTGGAGGGCAAAACCCTCTTTGGGCAAGTCATCTCCTCCGACAGCCGCATTTTGCTGCGTATTTTCTTCACCCTGTTTGCCATTCTCTTTGTCTACTCAGGGTTGATTTACCAGGTGGAGCATCCGGTCAACCCCAGCACCTTTGCCACCTTTCTGGATGCGTTCTACTTTTCCGTCGTCACCATGACCACGGTGGGATTTGGGGATCTCACCCCCAGTTCTGAGTTGGGCCGCTTGTTGACGGTATTGATGATCCTGACGGGCATTGCTCTGATCCCCTGGCAGGTAGGGGATTTGATCAAACAACTGGTGAAAAGCGGCAGCTCGGTGCAACGGGACTGCCCAGGCTGTGGATGGCCCCAACACGATGTGGATGCCCAATTCTGTAAACGCTGTGGCACCCCCCTCCACCTAGCAGGTTGA
- a CDS encoding ABC transporter substrate-binding protein → MGYSRRPSSGAGAGLVRRRDFLKRSLLMGAAASSSGALLSLSASHEAAQGQSDTPVRGGTFVAVGHQEVPTLSPGKAVGNVPLFVIYQLYDALIEVDENFEVQPALAESWEISDDGLTYTFKLREGVLFHDGEELTSEDVKYTYEFYGDPESGSTISGQAADIESIDTPDPYTVVFTLSQPNATFLRLTANNYYIVPKHYHEEVGEEVFETQPIGTGAFKLKEWRAAEFTELEAFDDYFRGRPNINILRQDIVPEASVRAIAMETGQADTMTWPPLIEDNLRFASDTENFTTFVSASLSVNHFPLNNNHPILSDKRVRQAMMYAFDRPRQIEDVQQGAATLATSNLSPSLMQWFEPLVTTYEYDPAKARELLEEAGWTIGSDGIREKDGQKLTFTCTTITGDQARRPQAEILQQQLLEVGIDMQLSEAPITAIQTGLRNNTIDASLYNWNYGGTNGDPDAPTTLSSDGRSN, encoded by the coding sequence ATGGGTTACTCTCGTCGTCCGTCGTCAGGAGCTGGAGCAGGATTGGTTCGCCGTCGCGACTTCCTCAAACGCAGCCTTTTGATGGGGGCAGCGGCTTCGAGTTCTGGAGCATTGCTGTCCCTTTCGGCGTCTCACGAGGCCGCTCAAGGCCAATCTGATACGCCAGTTCGGGGAGGAACCTTTGTTGCGGTTGGGCACCAAGAAGTGCCGACCCTCAGCCCTGGCAAAGCGGTGGGGAATGTTCCTCTATTTGTTATCTACCAGCTCTATGACGCTCTAATAGAGGTGGACGAGAATTTTGAGGTGCAGCCCGCCCTGGCAGAATCCTGGGAGATCAGCGACGATGGCCTCACATATACCTTTAAGCTGCGGGAAGGGGTGCTGTTTCACGACGGCGAAGAGCTGACCTCTGAGGATGTCAAGTACACCTATGAGTTCTATGGGGATCCCGAAAGTGGCTCCACCATCTCAGGACAAGCTGCTGACATCGAGAGCATCGACACGCCGGATCCGTACACGGTAGTCTTCACCCTCAGCCAGCCCAACGCCACCTTTCTGCGCCTTACTGCCAATAATTACTACATCGTGCCCAAGCATTATCACGAAGAGGTGGGCGAGGAAGTCTTTGAAACGCAGCCCATCGGTACAGGGGCTTTTAAGCTCAAAGAGTGGCGCGCAGCAGAGTTCACCGAATTGGAAGCCTTTGATGACTACTTTCGAGGCCGTCCCAATATCAACATTTTGCGCCAGGATATCGTGCCAGAGGCCTCAGTTCGAGCCATCGCCATGGAAACAGGCCAAGCCGATACAATGACTTGGCCGCCGCTTATCGAAGATAACCTGCGCTTTGCGTCCGACACCGAAAACTTCACCACTTTCGTCAGCGCTAGCCTCAGCGTCAATCACTTTCCGCTGAACAACAATCATCCCATCCTCTCTGACAAGCGGGTGAGACAGGCCATGATGTATGCCTTCGACCGTCCTCGACAAATTGAAGATGTGCAGCAAGGTGCCGCTACCCTAGCCACCTCCAACTTATCCCCATCCTTGATGCAGTGGTTTGAGCCCCTGGTCACCACCTATGAGTATGATCCGGCCAAAGCAAGGGAATTGCTAGAAGAAGCAGGTTGGACAATAGGATCCGACGGCATCCGCGAAAAAGATGGCCAAAAGCTGACCTTCACCTGCACCACCATCACTGGGGACCAGGCCCGCCGCCCTCAGGCAGAGATCCTACAGCAACAGCTGCTGGAGGTTGGAATCGATATGCAGCTCTCAGAGGCGCCCATCACCGCCATCCAGACGGGTTTGCGTAACAACACCATCGATGCCTCCCTCTACAACTGGAACTACGGAGGCACCAATGGGGATCCCGATGCCCCTACCACGCTGTCATCAGATGGGCGATCCAATTGA
- a CDS encoding ABC transporter permease has protein sequence MPTPTSPVILATSSPTATRPESHRTISPWVRAWRRYRANHLALVGLAFVVILILVAMFADALAPYSPVQTFAGMRGRPPSSEHWLGFDHVGRDLLSRIIFGTRAALIVGLGSTSLAVTIGILVGGLSGYFGGWADLVLSRLLDSFMAFPTLALLLMLAAVLGPSLTTTVTVIGLTSWAAYARVVRADVMSLREQDFIMAARAGGATSRRILLHHILPNVMGPVIVLGSLGVGSTIILESALSFLGLGIRPPAPSWGAFSQMAGPTFLRTPTSLLPQAS, from the coding sequence ATGCCCACCCCCACCAGCCCCGTCATTTTAGCGACATCATCCCCAACAGCCACCCGCCCGGAGTCTCATCGGACGATCTCCCCTTGGGTGCGCGCCTGGCGTCGCTATCGAGCCAATCACTTGGCCTTGGTAGGGCTTGCCTTCGTGGTGATCTTGATTCTGGTGGCAATGTTTGCGGATGCACTGGCCCCCTACTCTCCCGTCCAGACTTTTGCCGGCATGCGTGGCCGGCCCCCGTCTTCTGAACATTGGCTCGGGTTTGACCATGTGGGCCGAGATCTGCTTAGCCGCATCATTTTTGGCACCCGTGCTGCCCTGATCGTGGGCCTAGGGAGTACTAGTCTAGCGGTGACCATCGGGATCCTGGTGGGGGGCCTGTCAGGTTACTTTGGGGGCTGGGCCGATTTAGTGCTCTCCAGGCTACTGGATAGCTTCATGGCCTTTCCAACACTGGCATTGTTGTTAATGCTGGCGGCTGTGCTTGGCCCTAGCTTGACCACGACCGTGACGGTGATTGGGCTGACCTCGTGGGCAGCCTATGCTCGGGTGGTACGCGCCGATGTCATGAGCCTGAGAGAGCAAGATTTCATCATGGCAGCCCGTGCAGGAGGGGCTACTTCGAGGCGAATTTTACTTCACCATATTCTCCCTAACGTCATGGGGCCTGTAATCGTATTAGGCAGCCTTGGGGTGGGCAGCACCATCATTCTGGAATCAGCTCTATCGTTTCTGGGGTTAGGGATCCGGCCCCCAGCCCCGTCTTGGGGGGCATTCTCTCAGATGGCCGGGCCTACATTCTTACGTACCCCCACATCGCTATTGCCCCAGGCGTCATGA
- a CDS encoding ABC transporter permease: MGRYLIARLFQGTLVIFLISIITFIIVRLIPGDPVDLLLGEGQVPITDAQVEAIRRQWGLDRPLWEQYLTWMGKILTGNFGTSIIRTGVPVNRMIWEAVPVTALLNLLALGIAIAVAIPAGIIAGARRNSWFDYLLTGGSTLGIALPNFWLGLMLIVVFGVMLRWLPPFGLRSWQGYILPVVVLATEQMAVLARVMRGAMIEILKQDYIKTAHSKGFSYQAVLLGHGVPNALLPVVTVIGFRIAFLLSGTIIIESVFALPGIGRLLYDSVFRLDYQVAQAIVMVLSILVVVVNLLTDLTYAAIDPRLRLLARSR, from the coding sequence ATGGGCCGATACCTGATAGCTCGACTTTTTCAGGGGACGTTGGTGATTTTTCTCATCAGCATCATTACCTTTATCATCGTGCGTCTCATCCCTGGGGATCCGGTCGATTTGCTGCTGGGAGAAGGGCAAGTGCCCATCACCGACGCTCAGGTGGAGGCAATCCGACGACAATGGGGCTTAGACCGTCCCCTGTGGGAGCAGTATCTCACCTGGATGGGCAAGATACTCACCGGCAATTTCGGCACCTCCATCATCCGCACTGGCGTGCCGGTCAACCGGATGATCTGGGAAGCTGTGCCGGTGACTGCGCTACTCAACTTGCTGGCGTTGGGCATTGCCATTGCTGTCGCCATTCCGGCGGGCATCATCGCAGGGGCCCGGCGCAACTCCTGGTTCGACTACCTCCTGACCGGGGGATCTACGTTGGGGATCGCTTTGCCCAACTTTTGGCTAGGGCTAATGCTGATTGTGGTGTTTGGGGTGATGCTGCGTTGGTTGCCTCCCTTTGGTTTGCGCTCTTGGCAGGGTTACATCTTGCCGGTGGTGGTGCTGGCCACCGAGCAGATGGCGGTGCTGGCCCGGGTGATGCGGGGAGCCATGATCGAAATTCTCAAACAGGACTACATCAAAACCGCCCACAGCAAGGGGTTTTCCTACCAGGCGGTCTTATTGGGCCATGGGGTGCCCAATGCTCTGCTGCCGGTGGTGACAGTGATTGGGTTTCGCATCGCCTTTTTGCTCAGCGGCACCATCATCATCGAATCGGTCTTTGCCTTGCCTGGGATTGGGCGACTGCTCTATGACTCCGTCTTTCGGCTGGATTACCAGGTGGCCCAAGCCATCGTCATGGTGTTGTCCATCTTAGTCGTCGTGGTTAACCTGCTCACCGATCTCACCTACGCTGCCATCGATCCACGCCTGCGGCTGTTAGCCCGATCCCGATAG
- a CDS encoding Maf family protein, whose amino-acid sequence MLPPIVLASQSTARRQLLEAAGIPYRVQPSYFDEDQIQLSDPAQLVQKLALAKAEVVAAQQRDPALVLGADSVLYLQGEILGKPADAAEAERRWRQMRGQVGELFTGHALVDTIQGRRLTHYGLTRVFFAKPSDEEIRAYVATGEPLVCAGCFAIDGRGSLFVERIEGCHGNVIGLSLPLLRRMVQELGYSLTEAWDP is encoded by the coding sequence ATGTTGCCTCCTATCGTACTGGCTTCGCAATCAACCGCCCGCCGCCAACTGTTAGAGGCCGCCGGGATCCCCTACCGGGTTCAACCCAGCTACTTTGACGAAGACCAAATTCAACTGTCGGATCCGGCGCAACTGGTGCAAAAACTGGCCTTAGCCAAAGCAGAAGTGGTGGCGGCTCAGCAACGGGATCCCGCTTTGGTGTTGGGAGCTGACTCGGTGCTCTATTTGCAGGGAGAGATCTTGGGCAAGCCTGCCGATGCAGCTGAAGCAGAACGCCGCTGGCGACAAATGCGCGGTCAGGTGGGAGAACTTTTTACTGGACATGCCCTGGTGGATACCATCCAAGGTCGCCGTCTCACCCATTACGGTCTGACGCGGGTGTTTTTTGCCAAGCCCAGCGATGAGGAGATCCGCGCTTATGTGGCTACCGGGGAGCCTCTGGTCTGTGCCGGGTGTTTTGCCATCGATGGTCGTGGGAGCCTGTTTGTGGAGCGGATCGAGGGCTGTCACGGCAATGTGATCGGGCTGAGTTTGCCCCTGCTGCGGCGTATGGTTCAGGAGTTGGGTTATTCTCTCACGGAAGCCTGGGATCCCTGA
- a CDS encoding DUF1152 domain-containing protein, with product MLPALHQLARAAKTVFVYGMGGGGDVIQTIPIRNYLQHLGVERVIIGGVTCQWWPPPEFDPEPQAPFPLSASVWGPCYYALEEVENGRWMGSQALQVDGLARVGKRIPAEAQMAELFGVEAVLLSLRGGGQGFLAGLEAVIQEFAVDLVVGVDIGSDSIYSHTDEVRQPRTPLADFISLSGLYRCSVPSIYGLSGYGCDEELALEDLERNVGRAMRAGGFLGAYGLTQEDVADMERACHAMPDPVEKWPMEAAKGHLGLHRMRLSEPWGSLLRITPLQAMILFFDPKILVAAVNRIAAQVGETGSLAEAEATLARAGILPESYLQRYIQFLRPELYGSDGSAGSAS from the coding sequence ATGCTGCCCGCTTTGCACCAACTGGCTCGCGCTGCCAAGACCGTCTTTGTGTACGGCATGGGCGGGGGAGGAGATGTCATTCAGACGATCCCGATCCGCAACTACTTGCAACACTTGGGGGTGGAGCGGGTGATCATTGGGGGAGTGACCTGCCAGTGGTGGCCGCCGCCCGAATTTGACCCGGAACCCCAGGCTCCGTTTCCCCTGTCGGCTTCGGTTTGGGGCCCCTGTTACTATGCCCTAGAGGAAGTTGAAAACGGGCGCTGGATGGGATCCCAGGCGTTGCAGGTGGATGGGTTGGCCCGGGTAGGGAAGCGGATCCCGGCGGAAGCGCAAATGGCGGAGCTGTTTGGGGTAGAAGCAGTGTTGCTCAGCTTGCGGGGGGGTGGCCAGGGGTTTTTGGCAGGATTGGAAGCGGTGATCCAGGAGTTTGCGGTGGATTTGGTGGTGGGGGTGGATATCGGCTCCGACAGCATTTACAGCCATACGGACGAGGTACGGCAGCCGCGCACTCCCCTTGCGGATTTCATCAGTTTGTCTGGGCTTTACCGCTGTTCGGTGCCGTCGATCTATGGGCTGTCGGGCTATGGCTGCGATGAGGAATTAGCTCTTGAGGATTTGGAGCGTAATGTGGGTCGGGCGATGCGGGCGGGGGGCTTCCTCGGAGCTTATGGACTAACCCAAGAGGATGTGGCAGATATGGAACGCGCCTGTCATGCCATGCCGGATCCGGTGGAAAAGTGGCCCATGGAAGCGGCGAAGGGCCATTTGGGGTTGCATCGGATGCGACTGAGCGAGCCCTGGGGATCCCTGCTGCGCATTACCCCGTTACAGGCGATGATCCTGTTTTTTGACCCGAAGATTTTGGTGGCAGCGGTGAACCGGATCGCGGCCCAAGTGGGAGAAACCGGATCCCTGGCGGAGGCGGAAGCGACTCTAGCCCGGGCAGGGATCCTGCCGGAGAGCTACCTGCAGCGGTATATCCAGTTTCTGCGCCCGGAATTGTATGGATCTGATGGATCTGCTGGATCCGCATCCTAA
- a CDS encoding M81 family metallopeptidase — translation MRIAIGGIAHETNTFSIVPTTLEDFQQGHYAVDESLLTKYTGTKTGLGGFIDAARDLNYQVIPTLMASATPGGIVTAAALATLVEGLTTRLDTIHTKTPVDGVLLSLHGAMVSELDDDGEGYILRAVRQVVGPEMPVIVELDLHGNITPEMVSLASICVAYDEYPHTDPYERGYEAGLLMAKMVREGIQPTPHIINIPLLSGMQRQYTHAEPMLGLKRLAHDIETERGILKVSYLPGFPYADIPHTSFTIIVTSNGEPQLAKAKAQELAAYVWDWRDDFVAQPVFIDEAVIKAMQAPAGPIVIADSGDNPGAGTPCDGTVLLEALLRLGAQKATVGVIADPEVVKAATQAGIGATLSVTLGGKVDQLHGDPLPVTATVKSLSDGRFTHTGSMLTGIEINMGPTAVLEIAGAQGGSVRVIVTTHRYQPTDLEVFRSQGIEPTEQKILAVKSLVHFRAAFTPIAKQIIEADTPGLSSPHLGRLTFCHLKRPIYPFDPELKWKPS, via the coding sequence ATGCGTATCGCAATTGGTGGCATCGCCCACGAAACCAATACCTTTTCCATCGTTCCCACCACGCTGGAGGATTTTCAGCAAGGCCACTATGCCGTGGATGAGAGCCTTTTGACCAAGTACACCGGCACCAAAACCGGCCTTGGTGGTTTCATTGATGCCGCTCGCGATCTCAACTACCAGGTCATCCCGACCCTGATGGCCTCTGCCACCCCAGGTGGGATCGTCACGGCAGCAGCCCTCGCTACACTTGTGGAGGGATTGACCACCCGTCTGGACACCATCCACACCAAGACCCCTGTGGATGGTGTCCTGTTGTCCCTGCATGGGGCCATGGTCTCGGAGTTGGATGATGACGGAGAAGGCTATATTCTCCGGGCCGTTCGGCAGGTGGTGGGGCCTGAGATGCCGGTGATTGTGGAGCTCGATCTCCACGGCAACATTACTCCTGAGATGGTGAGTCTGGCCAGCATATGCGTGGCCTACGATGAATATCCCCACACGGATCCCTACGAGCGCGGCTACGAAGCTGGATTATTGATGGCCAAAATGGTTCGGGAAGGCATTCAACCTACCCCTCACATCATCAACATCCCCCTCCTCTCGGGAATGCAGCGACAATACACCCACGCTGAGCCCATGTTGGGGCTGAAGCGACTGGCCCACGATATTGAAACCGAGCGAGGCATTCTCAAGGTCAGCTATCTGCCTGGGTTTCCCTATGCCGATATTCCTCACACCAGCTTCACAATCATCGTCACCAGCAACGGGGAGCCCCAGCTTGCCAAAGCCAAAGCCCAGGAACTAGCAGCCTATGTCTGGGATTGGCGAGATGACTTTGTCGCTCAACCGGTTTTCATCGACGAGGCGGTCATAAAAGCCATGCAAGCTCCGGCAGGGCCCATCGTCATAGCAGACAGTGGCGATAATCCCGGAGCAGGCACCCCCTGTGATGGCACGGTGTTGCTGGAGGCGCTTTTACGATTGGGAGCTCAAAAAGCAACTGTAGGAGTTATCGCCGACCCCGAAGTCGTCAAGGCTGCAACCCAGGCTGGAATTGGGGCGACGTTATCGGTCACGTTGGGTGGCAAGGTGGATCAATTACATGGGGATCCCCTGCCGGTGACCGCTACAGTTAAGAGCTTGAGTGACGGAAGATTTACCCACACAGGATCCATGCTGACGGGCATCGAAATCAATATGGGGCCAACAGCCGTCTTGGAGATAGCAGGCGCGCAGGGGGGATCCGTACGGGTCATCGTCACCACCCATCGCTATCAACCCACAGATCTGGAGGTTTTTCGCAGCCAAGGCATTGAGCCCACCGAACAAAAGATTCTGGCAGTGAAATCATTGGTTCATTTTCGGGCAGCCTTCACCCCCATTGCCAAACAGATTATTGAAGCCGACACCCCTGGCTTGTCCAGCCCTCATTTGGGTCGACTCACCTTCTGTCACCTCAAGCGCCCCATTTATCCCTTTGATCCAGAGCTAAAGTGGAAGCCTTCTTAG
- a CDS encoding cryptochrome/photolyase family protein has product MTTAPTGPEGVWILGDQLHPQQAALASLAALVPERIPVILIESSTWADRRNYHQQKLVLVWSAMRHFAQELRVRGYPVTYVESDGFAEPLQAWAKQEQLSQIRLMQPADIPFRAEVEKLGSTLPCPIVLLENNHFFWTSRSFIDWATGRKRLLMEDFYREGRKRFRILMDGNKPLGGRWNYDRENRKPPKAGIRYPTPLYFPPDALTQAVIQKVKQCHGQHFGSLTRFDWAVTRSQALQVLEHFIQAKLPHFGPWQDAMQTGEDFLYHALLSPYLNLGLLTPQEVVAAAEAAYTQGGIPITSAEGFIRQILGWREYMRGLYEYQMPKGYNQNNFFDHTRPLPNFFWTTDTDMACLQQTLKQIHRHGYAHHIQRLMLLSNFALISGIQPQAVEAWFHDVFIDSYDWVMQTNVLGMGLFADGGLLASKPYAASAQYIHKMSDYCRNCRYNHSEKVGEHACPFNIFYWDFLLRHRSLLASLGRMRLVLVHLDRMESELIAQIQAQAAAWWERLQPTPSERSPSPAQFVR; this is encoded by the coding sequence ATGACTACCGCACCCACTGGCCCAGAAGGGGTTTGGATCCTTGGAGATCAACTGCACCCCCAACAGGCGGCCCTGGCCTCTTTAGCGGCTTTAGTACCGGAGCGGATCCCGGTGATCTTGATCGAGTCCTCAACTTGGGCCGACCGCCGCAACTATCATCAGCAAAAGTTGGTGCTGGTGTGGTCGGCCATGCGCCACTTTGCCCAAGAGTTACGAGTTCGGGGCTACCCCGTTACCTATGTGGAGTCGGACGGCTTTGCCGAACCTCTGCAAGCCTGGGCCAAGCAAGAGCAGCTAAGCCAAATTCGCCTCATGCAGCCCGCCGATATTCCCTTCCGCGCCGAGGTAGAAAAACTGGGATCCACCCTGCCCTGCCCAATTGTGCTGCTAGAAAACAACCACTTTTTCTGGACAAGCCGCTCATTTATCGACTGGGCCACGGGGCGCAAACGGCTGCTCATGGAGGATTTTTACCGAGAAGGGCGCAAACGCTTTCGGATCCTCATGGACGGCAACAAACCCCTGGGCGGACGCTGGAACTACGACCGCGAAAACCGCAAACCCCCCAAAGCCGGGATCCGCTACCCAACGCCTCTGTACTTCCCCCCCGATGCCCTTACCCAAGCAGTGATCCAGAAGGTCAAGCAATGCCACGGGCAGCATTTCGGATCCCTGACCAGGTTCGACTGGGCGGTGACTCGCTCCCAAGCCCTGCAAGTCCTGGAGCATTTTATCCAGGCAAAACTGCCCCACTTCGGCCCCTGGCAAGATGCCATGCAAACCGGCGAAGACTTTCTCTACCACGCCCTGCTCTCCCCCTACCTGAACTTGGGTTTGCTCACCCCCCAAGAAGTCGTCGCTGCCGCCGAAGCCGCCTATACCCAGGGCGGGATCCCGATCACCTCGGCCGAAGGCTTCATCCGGCAAATCCTAGGCTGGCGAGAGTACATGCGCGGCCTCTATGAATACCAAATGCCCAAGGGTTATAACCAAAACAACTTTTTCGACCACACCCGACCTTTGCCCAACTTCTTCTGGACTACCGACACCGACATGGCCTGTTTGCAGCAAACCCTGAAGCAAATTCATCGCCACGGCTACGCTCACCACATCCAACGGCTGATGCTCCTCAGTAATTTTGCCCTTATTAGTGGTATCCAACCTCAAGCGGTAGAGGCGTGGTTTCACGATGTTTTTATCGACAGCTACGACTGGGTGATGCAGACGAATGTGCTGGGCATGGGTCTGTTTGCCGATGGCGGCTTGCTAGCCAGCAAACCCTACGCAGCTTCCGCTCAGTACATCCACAAGATGAGCGACTATTGCCGCAATTGCCGCTACAATCACAGCGAAAAGGTAGGGGAACACGCTTGTCCCTTTAATATTTTTTATTGGGACTTTCTGTTGCGTCACCGCTCCCTCCTGGCGTCCTTAGGCAGGATGCGACTGGTACTGGTTCATCTGGATCGGATGGAATCGGAACTCATAGCTCAAATCCAGGCTCAAGCTGCTGCTTGGTGGGAGCGCCTGCAACCAACACCCAGCGAACGGAGTCCTTCCCCTGCACAATTCGTCCGATAA
- a CDS encoding amidohydrolase family protein, with translation MDLMDLLDPHPKVMEREIVDLLIRDCAAIPMDELGRVLERVDIAINGDRIVALGQDLPCVGRQTLDGRDHVALPGLVNAHMHECLTRGLCEDRELSRWLAEICFPLDAAYTPEDMRLAAAMNQLEMIRSGTTTFIDIYRHPAAAAAITVQSGLRGIFSPQVIDEPAGVGESLADTEALIQAWHGRGSGRVHIWVGLHAPYSCHPRSFTQGSELAQKYGVGLHTHLAETRWEVETLQARYGLTPVQCLERWGCLTSRTLAAHCVHLQPEEIDLLKAKGVRIAHNPSSNMKLASGIPPVLQWLWRGIPVGLGTDSILSNNNLDLFEEMRLAVFLQRLGSGDGAALPAQQALWMATRGSAACLGLEQEIGSLEEGKKADVILLGWRAPHLWPRLQGSLNNLIAQVVYSAQGSDVATTICDGQILMHNRQVLTLPQEELRQQVGSQAADLCRRAGLG, from the coding sequence ATGGATCTGATGGATCTGCTGGATCCGCATCCTAAGGTGATGGAAAGGGAAATCGTTGATCTGCTGATTCGGGACTGTGCTGCGATCCCGATGGATGAGTTGGGGCGGGTTTTGGAGCGGGTGGATATTGCCATTAATGGGGATCGGATCGTGGCGTTGGGGCAGGATCTCCCCTGCGTGGGCCGACAGACCCTGGACGGAAGGGATCATGTGGCTTTGCCGGGCTTGGTGAATGCTCATATGCACGAGTGCCTGACGCGGGGGCTGTGTGAGGATCGAGAGCTTTCCCGTTGGCTGGCGGAGATTTGTTTTCCTCTGGATGCCGCCTATACTCCTGAGGATATGCGGCTGGCGGCGGCCATGAACCAACTGGAGATGATCCGCTCCGGCACCACCACCTTCATCGACATCTACCGGCACCCTGCAGCGGCAGCGGCCATCACGGTGCAATCTGGGTTGCGGGGGATCTTCAGCCCGCAGGTGATCGACGAACCGGCGGGGGTGGGGGAATCGCTGGCGGATACGGAAGCGTTGATCCAAGCCTGGCATGGGCGAGGGTCGGGTCGGGTTCACATTTGGGTGGGGTTACATGCCCCCTATTCCTGTCATCCCCGGAGTTTCACCCAGGGATCCGAGCTAGCCCAAAAGTACGGGGTGGGGCTGCATACCCACCTGGCCGAAACCCGTTGGGAGGTGGAAACCCTCCAGGCTCGCTATGGACTGACTCCGGTGCAGTGTTTGGAACGGTGGGGATGCCTGACTTCCAGGACGTTGGCCGCCCACTGTGTGCATCTGCAACCCGAAGAGATCGATCTCCTCAAGGCCAAGGGAGTGCGCATCGCCCATAATCCCAGCTCCAACATGAAATTGGCCTCCGGCATACCGCCGGTTTTGCAGTGGCTATGGCGTGGGATCCCAGTGGGGTTGGGTACTGACTCAATTTTGAGCAACAACAACCTCGACTTGTTCGAAGAAATGCGGTTGGCGGTGTTTCTGCAACGGCTCGGGTCGGGGGATGGGGCCGCTCTCCCGGCACAGCAGGCTTTGTGGATGGCCACCCGCGGCAGCGCGGCTTGTTTGGGTCTGGAGCAGGAGATTGGCAGCTTAGAAGAGGGCAAAAAAGCCGATGTGATCCTGTTGGGTTGGCGGGCTCCGCATCTCTGGCCCCGCCTCCAGGGATCCCTGAATAACCTGATCGCCCAGGTGGTGTATTCTGCCCAGGGCAGTGATGTCGCCACCACGATCTGCGATGGGCAGATCCTCATGCACAATCGACAGGTGCTCACCCTACCCCAGGAGGAACTGCGACAGCAGGTGGGATCTCAAGCGGCGGATCTCTGTCGGCGCGCTGGGCTTGGATGA
- the nrdR gene encoding transcriptional regulator NrdR, which translates to MKCPRCSKQEIRVLESRSAEAGQSVRRRRECMACGYRFTTYERIEFVPIMVIKRDGSRESFNRSKILQGVMRACQKTQVSVKQMEELVNEIEEKLQLEDVQEVTTLRIGEMVLDRLQNLSEVAYVRFASVYRQFQGVRDFVNELEQLEPPLRDDLERLLRESPGSEGSPDWVGGYS; encoded by the coding sequence ATGAAATGTCCCCGCTGTAGCAAACAAGAGATCCGCGTTTTGGAATCTCGTTCGGCAGAAGCTGGCCAAAGTGTGCGGCGGCGGCGAGAATGCATGGCCTGTGGCTACCGCTTCACCACCTACGAGCGCATCGAATTTGTGCCGATCATGGTAATCAAACGGGATGGATCCCGCGAAAGCTTTAATCGCAGCAAAATTTTGCAGGGGGTGATGCGGGCTTGTCAGAAAACCCAGGTCAGCGTCAAGCAGATGGAAGAGCTGGTCAACGAGATTGAAGAAAAGCTGCAACTGGAGGATGTCCAGGAAGTCACCACCCTGCGCATCGGCGAAATGGTTCTAGATCGGCTGCAGAATTTGAGCGAAGTGGCCTATGTGCGCTTTGCTTCTGTCTACCGTCAGTTCCAAGGGGTGAGAGACTTTGTCAACGAGCTGGAGCAGTTGGAGCCACCGCTGCGGGACGATCTGGAGCGTCTGTTGCGGGAGTCCCCGGGTTCTGAAGGATCCCCTGATTGGGTGGGCGGGTACTCTTAG